A single Candidatus Zixiibacteriota bacterium DNA region contains:
- a CDS encoding NAD(P)H-hydrate dehydratase, with translation MKICTPKQIQEIDRKAIDGLGIPGLELMENAGRLTYEMIIEYYGQVENNRIAVVVGKGNNGGDGCVAARHLAEDGAHVEIFLLCKKDASKGNAAVNLKRAEELNIPIHEIIDPNEFHIPDDSLLIVDAIFGTGFIGDIKAPYNIIIDKINETGIPVIAVDTPSGLDSETGKVSSPTVKADLTVTFGLPKIGQAMYPGKSYCGLLEVVDIGFPQGLDEDVKTYLIDDSDAVKLLPLRKPDAHKGNYGKLFMMAGSTGLTGAAFMASMAALRCGTGLVVLGCPSSLNAVMEVKLTEVMTKPLPDVKKRGCLALRGMGEIRQQIDWADAVAIGPGIGTHHETVELIQRLASQIEKPLVIDADGLNCLAKNPDILKQHKGQLVISPHPGEFSRLSGYTMDEIAGNRLKLASSFANEYNLTIILKGAPSIIAEPSGGIYINDSGNEGMATAGSGDVLTGLIGGFLAQGMTAADAAVLATYVHGLAGDLASDIQGTRGMIAGDILDFVPEALMELEDLDDFDLGFEDEF, from the coding sequence ATGAAAATATGTACCCCAAAACAAATACAGGAAATCGACCGCAAGGCGATTGATGGGCTGGGCATTCCCGGCCTCGAATTGATGGAAAACGCCGGCCGGCTAACATACGAGATGATTATCGAGTATTATGGCCAGGTGGAAAATAACAGAATTGCCGTTGTTGTCGGCAAGGGCAACAATGGCGGGGATGGTTGTGTTGCAGCGCGCCATCTTGCTGAAGATGGCGCTCATGTCGAGATATTCCTATTATGCAAAAAAGATGCTTCCAAAGGCAATGCCGCCGTTAATCTAAAACGAGCCGAGGAGCTTAATATCCCAATCCATGAAATCATTGACCCGAACGAGTTTCATATACCGGATGATTCTCTGCTTATTGTGGATGCTATATTCGGCACCGGTTTCATCGGCGATATTAAAGCGCCTTATAATATCATTATCGATAAAATCAACGAAACCGGCATACCGGTTATAGCTGTGGATACGCCCTCCGGCCTTGACAGCGAGACGGGCAAAGTGTCATCGCCTACTGTTAAAGCCGATCTAACTGTTACTTTCGGTCTGCCTAAAATCGGGCAGGCGATGTATCCCGGCAAATCGTATTGCGGCCTGCTTGAGGTTGTCGATATCGGTTTTCCTCAAGGCTTAGATGAGGATGTCAAGACCTATCTCATTGATGACAGTGATGCGGTTAAGCTGTTGCCGTTGCGCAAACCGGATGCTCATAAGGGCAATTACGGCAAGTTGTTTATGATGGCAGGTTCGACAGGTTTAACCGGCGCGGCGTTTATGGCATCGATGGCGGCTTTAAGGTGCGGCACTGGCCTGGTAGTTTTAGGGTGTCCCTCAAGTTTGAATGCGGTAATGGAGGTCAAGCTTACCGAGGTTATGACCAAGCCTTTACCCGATGTCAAAAAGCGCGGCTGTTTAGCGCTTCGCGGGATGGGTGAAATCCGTCAGCAGATTGATTGGGCGGATGCGGTCGCTATTGGCCCGGGAATAGGCACGCATCATGAAACGGTTGAGCTTATACAAAGGTTAGCCAGCCAGATTGAAAAACCGTTGGTTATCGATGCGGATGGCTTGAATTGCCTGGCAAAGAATCCTGATATATTAAAACAGCACAAAGGGCAGCTTGTAATATCGCCGCATCCCGGCGAGTTTTCCCGTCTAAGCGGCTATACTATGGATGAGATTGCCGGTAATCGCCTGAAATTGGCGTCATCATTTGCCAATGAATACAATCTCACTATAATTCTTAAAGGCGCGCCCTCGATAATCGCCGAACCATCCGGCGGGATATATATCAACGATTCCGGCAATGAGGGAATGGCTACTGCCGGTTCCGGCGATGTACTCACCGGTCTGATTGGCGGGTTTTTGGCACAGGGCATGACCGCCGCCGATGCGGCTGTACTGGCAACTTATGTTCACGGCTTAGCCGGCGATCTGGCATCCGACATACAGGGCACAAGAGGCATGATTGCCGGTGATATACTCGATTTCGTACCGGAGGCGTTGATGGAGCTTGAGGATTTAGATGATTTCGATTTGGGATTTGAGGATGAATTTTAG